A single genomic interval of Brevibacillus brevis harbors:
- a CDS encoding peptidoglycan D,D-transpeptidase FtsI family protein, whose translation MKEEKNDRLKRLQIVYIVVFLMFVVIILRLAQIQIQQGSDYANELADRSYKKDYIPAMRGNIYDRNGYVIAESRPSHLAVFREQEIMEKKAYFELVEKLEKILSLDKATLLKKMDVGYAYEKGKYVEAARQLPRYLEKELKVDLTEKEIAVLGEHRGDLPGIEVVTKPIRKYDPKQIAVQAVGYVRPFHIAENVKLASYKDESTRYLPNQLVGLDGIELSYEKELRGGNGYRMYEVAADQTVVKQVEEVPSVPGNHVYLTIDQRVQLDIRDSIRAFLPKMRATIPEARAAKGAYVVAVEVKTGKVVAMVSYPEYDPNVWIEGPDQKTYDEIKLAVTNGTIREAPYDTRPLTGEAAIQEGYKHPGSIVPSGSVLKPITVLLGLQEGIISPSDRWNDGGVYHYGRGTDRIKNDNSKAHGMISPAISLQKSSNTYMARIGEELSRRKGKESASVLQSYYHAFGLGVQTGVDLPNENKGKEDYLVMDENYGPLAAMVQASFGQQVRATTMQLAQYAATLANKGVRLQPQMVDKITDAEGKLVKTYTPKTMSTFPHPEKYWDILEQGMVMVTKPGGTAVRAYEGMAFQVAAKTGTSEQDIYVPVTETDEKTGQKKTRWKMHGRITNGVSISYAPVDDPVLAVAVIVPEGGYGGRSAAIISRSVYDVYDKHIGLK comes from the coding sequence ATGAAGGAAGAAAAAAATGATCGTTTGAAACGACTGCAAATCGTCTATATCGTCGTATTTCTGATGTTTGTGGTAATTATTTTGAGATTGGCGCAAATCCAAATCCAGCAAGGGAGCGATTATGCAAATGAGCTGGCAGACAGATCCTATAAAAAAGATTACATTCCCGCTATGCGAGGAAACATTTATGACCGCAACGGGTATGTTATTGCCGAAAGTCGGCCTTCCCATCTCGCTGTCTTCCGTGAACAAGAGATCATGGAGAAGAAAGCGTACTTTGAACTGGTGGAAAAGCTGGAGAAAATATTGAGCCTCGACAAGGCCACGCTGCTAAAAAAGATGGATGTCGGCTATGCCTACGAGAAAGGCAAGTATGTGGAAGCGGCGCGACAATTGCCGCGCTATTTGGAAAAAGAGCTGAAGGTTGATTTGACGGAGAAAGAAATCGCGGTGCTGGGTGAGCATCGCGGCGATTTGCCGGGGATTGAAGTGGTGACAAAACCGATCAGGAAATACGATCCCAAGCAAATCGCCGTACAGGCGGTCGGGTATGTTCGGCCCTTTCATATTGCTGAAAATGTGAAGCTCGCCTCTTACAAGGATGAGAGTACGCGGTATTTGCCGAACCAGTTAGTCGGGCTCGATGGGATTGAGCTATCTTACGAAAAAGAGCTTCGCGGGGGCAACGGTTACCGGATGTATGAGGTCGCAGCCGATCAGACGGTTGTGAAGCAAGTGGAGGAAGTTCCATCCGTCCCAGGCAATCATGTGTATCTCACCATTGATCAGCGGGTACAACTGGATATCCGGGATTCGATCCGAGCGTTTCTTCCGAAGATGCGTGCAACCATCCCTGAGGCGAGGGCCGCAAAGGGAGCGTACGTCGTGGCAGTCGAGGTCAAGACAGGCAAGGTTGTCGCGATGGTCAGTTATCCGGAATACGATCCAAACGTGTGGATTGAGGGGCCCGATCAAAAAACGTATGACGAGATCAAGCTGGCGGTGACGAATGGGACGATTCGGGAAGCGCCATACGATACGAGGCCATTAACGGGCGAAGCGGCTATCCAGGAGGGCTACAAACATCCGGGCTCAATTGTCCCATCAGGGTCTGTCCTTAAGCCGATTACGGTATTGCTTGGTTTGCAGGAAGGCATCATCTCTCCCTCAGATCGTTGGAATGACGGAGGGGTGTATCACTATGGACGTGGAACAGACCGGATTAAGAACGACAACTCCAAAGCACATGGCATGATTAGCCCTGCGATTTCCCTGCAAAAATCATCGAATACGTACATGGCGAGAATCGGGGAGGAGCTGTCCCGCCGAAAAGGAAAAGAGTCAGCGTCCGTGCTGCAATCGTACTATCACGCATTCGGGTTAGGGGTTCAGACTGGCGTGGATTTGCCGAATGAAAACAAAGGCAAAGAAGACTATTTGGTAATGGATGAAAACTACGGACCATTAGCAGCGATGGTGCAGGCTTCCTTTGGGCAGCAAGTCCGGGCAACGACGATGCAATTGGCACAATATGCGGCCACGCTTGCGAATAAAGGTGTACGTTTGCAGCCGCAGATGGTAGATAAGATCACAGACGCAGAAGGAAAACTGGTGAAAACGTACACGCCGAAAACCATGAGCACCTTCCCTCACCCTGAAAAATACTGGGACATTCTGGAGCAAGGCATGGTGATGGTGACGAAACCAGGGGGAACAGCAGTCCGCGCGTATGAGGGAATGGCGTTTCAGGTAGCTGCAAAGACAGGGACATCGGAGCAAGATATTTATGTACCGGTGACAGAGACAGATGAGAAAACAGGGCAGAAAAAGACAAGGTGGAAAATGCACGGTCGCATAACGAATGGTGTCAGCATTTCGTATGCCCCAGTCGACGATCCTGTTCTGGCAGTAGCCGTAATCGTTCCTGAGGGCGGTTATGGGGGAAGGTCGGCTGCGATCATTTCACGTTCTGTATACGATGTGTATGACAAGCATATCGGATTGAAATAG
- a CDS encoding AraC family transcriptional regulator — protein sequence MFANEAYRQLKQMIYSLDTVSLEICRYKEPLILSPAPSHRIGFVKNIKGTMEENGKRQLVEAGDVFLIKPKTSVSLRTEQDKELEVFFIAFSYWIEQNETGKERVFVPGGDNFPLEGTFRVRSHSQVLHLMEELHKSYASNEEREQFRQRLLFERILYILVKDFSSIESNENTMASIEETILYVDQHYMLNLTLEMLAGKANVSPSYYSRMFKTLKGVSFSDYMTNLRINRAKVLLRLSGSRLREVAQSVGYNDEFYFSKMFKKVVGQSPSEYVKSHMRQDNS from the coding sequence TTGTTTGCAAATGAAGCCTATCGACAGCTAAAACAGATGATCTACTCCCTCGACACGGTCAGTCTTGAGATTTGCCGTTACAAGGAACCACTGATCCTCTCACCTGCTCCTTCTCATCGAATCGGGTTTGTCAAAAATATAAAAGGAACAATGGAAGAGAACGGGAAGAGACAGTTAGTTGAGGCAGGAGATGTGTTTCTTATCAAGCCGAAGACGAGCGTTTCGTTACGGACGGAACAAGATAAAGAGCTGGAGGTCTTTTTCATTGCGTTCTCCTATTGGATCGAACAAAACGAAACAGGGAAAGAGAGAGTATTTGTTCCGGGAGGAGATAATTTTCCTCTGGAAGGGACTTTCCGTGTACGAAGCCATTCGCAGGTCTTGCATTTAATGGAGGAGCTACATAAAAGCTATGCGTCAAATGAGGAGAGAGAGCAATTTCGGCAGAGGTTGTTATTCGAGCGTATTCTGTACATCCTGGTAAAAGATTTTTCTTCGATTGAGAGCAACGAAAATACAATGGCTAGCATCGAGGAAACGATTCTGTATGTCGATCAGCACTATATGCTCAACCTCACGCTGGAAATGTTGGCAGGAAAGGCGAATGTCAGTCCCAGCTATTATTCACGCATGTTCAAAACGTTAAAGGGTGTGAGCTTTTCCGATTACATGACAAACCTTCGAATCAATCGGGCAAAGGTGCTGCTCCGATTGTCGGGGAGCCGTTTGCGTGAGGTGGCACAAAGCGTAGGCTATAACGATGAGTTTTACTTCAGCAAGATGTTTAAAAAAGTCGTTGGCCAATCACCATCGGAATACGTCAAGTCGCATATGAGACAAGATAATTCATGA
- a CDS encoding FecCD family ABC transporter permease — protein sequence MTRRQSIAPVLLLLLIVTVIISIGTGAVSISPREVVESLFGTGPKNHHFIIGEYRLPRVVLGMLAGAGLAVSGVILQGMIRNPLASPDVIGITKGAGLASSIVIFLFPKSPAYLLPLAAFGGAAVVAAILYVYTARKRVQSATLALVGIAIGVICQAGIQYLMVKNPGDVNAALLWMAGSLWGRGWEHVWAVLPWILVFLPIAYLLAYRLDVLSLGDDVAEGLGEDVTRLRVVLLVTSVALAGACVAVVGSIGFVGLLSPHIARRLVGGKHALLLPVAALLGATLMVAADGLGRWLLPPMEVPVGIVTAVIGAPYFLYLIGREKRRGV from the coding sequence ATGACACGCAGACAAAGTATTGCCCCTGTATTGCTTCTGTTGCTCATCGTCACCGTTATTATCAGTATCGGAACTGGGGCGGTGTCCATATCGCCGCGTGAGGTAGTAGAGTCACTTTTTGGGACGGGGCCGAAAAATCATCACTTTATAATTGGAGAGTATCGTTTGCCGCGTGTTGTCCTCGGCATGTTGGCTGGAGCGGGCTTGGCGGTATCCGGGGTTATTTTACAAGGAATGATTCGCAATCCGTTGGCCTCTCCTGACGTAATCGGCATCACCAAAGGGGCGGGGCTCGCATCTTCCATCGTCATTTTTCTTTTTCCCAAATCTCCGGCTTATTTGCTGCCGTTGGCGGCATTTGGGGGTGCGGCCGTTGTCGCTGCTATCCTGTATGTATATACAGCGCGAAAACGCGTCCAGTCCGCTACTCTAGCGCTGGTGGGGATCGCCATCGGGGTCATTTGTCAGGCGGGCATCCAATACCTGATGGTCAAAAATCCGGGTGATGTCAATGCGGCACTGCTTTGGATGGCGGGTAGCTTGTGGGGGCGGGGATGGGAGCACGTATGGGCGGTGCTTCCGTGGATACTCGTCTTTTTACCGATTGCTTATTTATTGGCGTACCGGCTCGACGTATTGTCTCTCGGAGATGATGTAGCAGAAGGCTTGGGCGAGGATGTGACGAGACTGCGCGTTGTCCTTTTGGTAACCTCTGTCGCACTTGCAGGAGCATGTGTGGCGGTTGTCGGTTCCATCGGATTCGTCGGTCTGCTCTCACCGCACATCGCTCGTCGTTTGGTAGGTGGGAAGCATGCACTTCTTCTCCCGGTCGCCGCTCTGCTCGGTGCTACGCTCATGGTCGCCGCTGATGGGCTAGGCAGATGGCTTTTGCCCCCGATGGAGGTTCCCGTGGGAATCGTGACAGCTGTCATTGGGGCGCCGTATTTCTTGTATTTGATCGGACGAGAGAAAAGAAGAGGGGTATAA
- a CDS encoding sensor histidine kinase, with protein MSIKTRLLLSYIAMIIIPLVLFGLVASGLANYFWGEREEGKPLLRDTLNKRDELFAGVTFMAKYAPDQLTNENMLTETDEQLQAVGGALILTKDEKVLFLSPSIDSADVPDYLQDQPDQGRMHNWKQFNQDGYTFDTYEFPFADQSKGKLYFLANSFPFMQTGIYFFITLILSLLTIVALTNGVLTFLVSRSIIRPLYALKQAAYEIKEGNLERSVQLHRKDELGELGEAFEEMRGRLYDSIHLQLQYEENRKQLISSISHDLKTPITGIKACVEAVQEGIADTEAKREKYMKMIAIKSEQMDRLIDELFLFSRLDLNKLPFHFEEVDMRAYLAQFAEELRLDPRMHGVSIRYDEENESPIPVMADQEKLHRVLMNIVDNSLKYLNKDEKLLRLKVEKADGEVIVSISDNGTGIEKEAIPHIFDRFYRADPSRNSAMGGSGLGLAIVKQIVEGHGGRVWAESESGRGTRICFTLPDLKRVGGDTD; from the coding sequence ATGTCGATCAAAACAAGACTTTTGCTCTCCTATATTGCCATGATTATTATCCCCCTTGTTTTGTTTGGATTGGTGGCATCGGGATTGGCGAATTACTTTTGGGGAGAACGGGAGGAAGGCAAACCGCTCCTTCGTGATACGCTCAATAAACGAGACGAGTTGTTTGCTGGTGTCACATTCATGGCCAAATACGCTCCCGATCAATTGACGAACGAGAACATGCTGACAGAGACGGATGAGCAGCTACAAGCAGTTGGTGGTGCATTGATACTGACAAAGGACGAAAAAGTGCTATTCCTCTCCCCGTCGATTGATAGCGCTGACGTGCCTGACTATTTGCAGGATCAACCGGATCAGGGGCGCATGCATAACTGGAAGCAATTTAATCAGGACGGCTACACGTTTGATACGTACGAGTTTCCTTTTGCTGATCAAAGTAAAGGGAAGCTCTACTTCCTTGCGAATTCTTTTCCATTTATGCAGACAGGCATTTATTTTTTTATCACATTGATTCTTAGTCTTCTAACGATTGTGGCGCTGACGAACGGTGTACTAACATTTCTAGTTTCACGCAGTATCATTCGACCTTTGTACGCCTTAAAGCAGGCAGCATACGAAATCAAAGAAGGCAATCTGGAGCGCTCTGTTCAACTCCATCGCAAGGATGAGCTGGGAGAGCTGGGAGAAGCATTTGAAGAGATGCGTGGCAGATTGTATGATTCTATCCATTTGCAGCTACAGTATGAGGAAAATCGTAAACAACTGATTTCCAGTATTTCGCACGATCTAAAAACACCCATAACAGGAATCAAAGCCTGTGTAGAAGCGGTTCAGGAAGGGATTGCGGATACGGAAGCGAAGCGGGAAAAATATATGAAGATGATTGCCATCAAATCAGAGCAGATGGACCGCCTGATTGATGAGCTGTTTTTATTCTCGAGACTGGATTTGAACAAGCTTCCCTTTCACTTTGAAGAAGTTGATATGCGAGCATATTTGGCTCAGTTTGCCGAGGAGCTGCGGCTAGACCCGCGGATGCACGGTGTATCTATTCGCTATGACGAGGAAAATGAAAGTCCGATTCCAGTCATGGCTGATCAGGAAAAACTCCATCGTGTGCTCATGAATATCGTGGACAATAGCCTGAAGTATTTGAACAAGGACGAGAAGCTACTCCGATTGAAGGTGGAGAAAGCCGACGGTGAAGTGATCGTGTCGATCTCCGACAATGGGACAGGGATTGAAAAAGAAGCCATACCTCATATTTTTGACCGTTTTTATCGGGCGGACCCTTCGCGTAATTCGGCCATGGGAGGCAGTGGTCTTGGACTCGCCATCGTCAAACAAATTGTGGAGGGGCACGGTGGTCGTGTATGGGCGGAGAGTGAGAGCGGACGCGGTACCCGCATTTGTTTTACCTTGCCAGATCTCAAGAGAGTCGGGGGTGACACGGATTGA
- a CDS encoding FecCD family ABC transporter permease: MEGAKAGIVFAAGMLLLVFGLVVSISVGWTDMGLVSGVKSLFAPSTSQEHLIVTTLRLPRALLAVIIGACLGVAGAIMQAMTGNPLASPQTFGVNAGASMAVVAALVLLPNLPVPLLAPLAFGGAVIGGFVVYYLGAAGGMTPVKLALAGTAVHLFLASITEAFILFHQHSTDQVLFWLAGSLDGADWTDVNRVLPWSIAGLVVAFFMARSIGIMRMGEDVAKNLGQHVVRVRMICGIIVIVLAGSAVAVAGPIGFIGLMVPHLTRLLLGRESQLYLPITALLGALLLVYADVLARFIAYPYESPVGIVTAFLGAPFFLYLVGKERRAS, from the coding sequence ATGGAGGGAGCAAAGGCGGGCATCGTTTTTGCGGCAGGAATGCTCCTGCTCGTTTTTGGTTTAGTCGTCAGTATCTCGGTTGGTTGGACAGACATGGGGTTGGTGAGTGGCGTAAAATCCCTTTTTGCCCCCTCTACATCGCAGGAGCATTTGATTGTGACGACGCTCAGGCTTCCCAGAGCGCTATTGGCGGTAATCATTGGGGCCTGTCTCGGTGTGGCTGGTGCGATTATGCAAGCAATGACAGGCAATCCGCTTGCTTCGCCACAGACGTTTGGGGTTAACGCAGGTGCATCGATGGCTGTCGTAGCTGCCTTGGTACTCTTGCCTAATCTCCCGGTGCCATTATTAGCGCCACTCGCTTTTGGCGGGGCTGTCATAGGTGGCTTTGTGGTGTACTATCTCGGTGCGGCTGGGGGGATGACTCCTGTTAAGCTGGCTTTGGCTGGCACAGCCGTCCATCTGTTTCTCGCTTCCATTACAGAGGCATTCATTTTGTTTCATCAGCATTCGACCGATCAAGTCCTGTTTTGGCTTGCAGGGTCATTGGATGGAGCGGATTGGACGGATGTGAACCGTGTGCTGCCTTGGTCAATCGCGGGGCTGGTGGTTGCCTTTTTTATGGCTCGGTCCATCGGGATTATGCGTATGGGTGAGGATGTAGCCAAAAATCTTGGACAACATGTAGTTCGGGTGCGAATGATCTGTGGAATCATTGTCATCGTACTTGCAGGCTCGGCTGTTGCCGTTGCTGGCCCGATCGGCTTTATCGGATTGATGGTGCCACATTTGACCCGACTTTTGCTAGGAAGAGAGAGTCAGCTATACCTCCCGATTACAGCGTTGCTCGGCGCATTGCTGCTGGTCTATGCCGACGTTCTTGCCAGGTTCATTGCGTATCCGTATGAGTCGCCAGTGGGCATCGTGACCGCTTTCTTGGGCGCTCCCTTTTTCCTCTATTTAGTGGGTAAGGAGAGGAGAGCCTCATGA
- a CDS encoding penicillin-binding transpeptidase domain-containing protein has product MKKTWIVFWTVFFVVLSGFFYLFWDFWKDNTQSDGERAKAAFTAYTTKWGEQKFSDMYEQLSLHTKKTISKEEFVSRYQNIYGGIEANAIAVEPMYNGDVMPGENGQINFHYRLTMETFIEPISFTGKATLVKETQNDLEDWYIHWNPSFIFPEMKEGDKVRANTVYPRRGEITDRAGRPLATERIVVDIGINPAEWSQASQVGKMEVSKLLQIPLDDLTSKAQATTSQSTKFIRIATLPQDDARIKQLEKTEGLKLHKKKVRYYPYQDATAHLVGYVGAINQEEYEKRKKQGYKTSDVIGKSGLEQIFEEQLRGSAGGRIVITDADGTEKKTVAERFAKHGQPLALTIDAKVQQTIYQELKNEAGTAAAISPKTGEILALVNSPSFDPNAFVLGMSATEWKQMNENPQKPLLNRFARGFAPGSTFKPITAAIGLESGAITPADSIHVRGLHWQKDASWGGYEVTRVSDYGGPVNLEKALVYSDNIYFAKAALSMGEEQFVKKSELFGFHEALPIPYSLDKSKLYNDGFKNEIQLADSGYGQGEVTMTPLHLALVYSAFANDGNIVHPSLLQDDKKAGYWKANVIPADVASTVKQYLIQVMEDPRGTGRGARVPGIRMAGKTGTAELKQKKGELGLENGWYAVFNVDDPRLLVTMMIEDVRGRGGSHVLDARIKRIFTKVLKE; this is encoded by the coding sequence GTGAAAAAGACATGGATAGTATTTTGGACGGTTTTTTTCGTTGTTCTTTCAGGTTTTTTCTATCTTTTCTGGGACTTTTGGAAGGACAACACGCAGTCGGACGGCGAGAGGGCAAAGGCAGCATTCACCGCGTATACGACAAAGTGGGGAGAACAGAAATTCTCTGACATGTACGAGCAGCTTTCTTTACATACAAAAAAGACCATCAGCAAAGAAGAATTCGTTTCGCGTTACCAAAACATTTACGGCGGAATCGAGGCCAATGCGATTGCGGTCGAGCCGATGTACAATGGCGACGTCATGCCAGGTGAGAATGGGCAGATCAACTTTCATTACCGGCTGACGATGGAAACTTTCATTGAACCGATTTCCTTTACGGGGAAAGCGACGCTTGTTAAAGAAACGCAGAATGACTTGGAGGACTGGTACATTCATTGGAATCCTTCTTTTATTTTTCCGGAAATGAAAGAAGGGGACAAAGTAAGAGCCAATACGGTGTATCCCAGACGAGGTGAGATCACGGATCGGGCAGGGCGTCCATTGGCAACAGAGCGTATCGTGGTAGATATCGGGATAAATCCGGCAGAGTGGAGCCAGGCTTCGCAGGTCGGGAAAATGGAGGTCAGCAAGCTTTTGCAAATTCCATTGGATGACCTCACCTCGAAGGCCCAAGCTACGACAAGCCAGTCGACCAAGTTTATCCGGATCGCCACGCTGCCGCAGGACGATGCACGCATCAAACAATTAGAAAAAACAGAAGGGCTCAAATTGCATAAAAAGAAAGTCCGTTACTATCCCTATCAGGACGCGACAGCCCATCTGGTTGGCTATGTAGGAGCGATTAATCAGGAAGAGTACGAGAAGCGAAAGAAGCAGGGCTATAAAACGTCTGATGTGATTGGCAAATCAGGACTGGAACAGATTTTTGAGGAACAGCTAAGAGGGAGTGCAGGTGGGCGTATCGTCATTACGGATGCAGATGGAACGGAAAAGAAGACCGTGGCGGAACGCTTCGCCAAGCATGGACAGCCACTGGCATTAACCATCGATGCAAAAGTACAGCAGACGATTTACCAGGAGCTGAAAAACGAAGCAGGCACGGCTGCGGCGATCTCACCAAAGACCGGGGAAATACTGGCTCTCGTCAATTCTCCGTCCTTTGACCCGAACGCGTTTGTGCTTGGGATGTCGGCTACAGAGTGGAAGCAAATGAATGAAAATCCGCAAAAGCCGCTTCTCAATCGATTCGCGCGCGGGTTTGCGCCGGGCTCTACCTTCAAGCCGATTACGGCAGCGATTGGACTTGAGTCAGGCGCCATTACCCCTGCGGATAGTATTCATGTCCGCGGACTGCATTGGCAAAAGGATGCGTCATGGGGTGGATACGAGGTAACGCGGGTCAGCGATTACGGAGGACCTGTCAATTTGGAAAAAGCATTGGTGTACTCCGACAATATTTATTTTGCGAAAGCGGCACTCTCCATGGGGGAGGAGCAATTCGTGAAAAAGAGCGAGTTGTTTGGATTCCATGAAGCTCTCCCGATTCCATATTCACTGGACAAATCGAAGCTGTATAACGACGGTTTCAAAAACGAGATTCAATTGGCAGACTCTGGTTACGGTCAGGGCGAGGTAACGATGACGCCGCTTCATCTCGCGTTGGTGTACAGCGCTTTTGCAAATGACGGGAATATCGTTCATCCATCACTGTTGCAGGATGACAAAAAAGCAGGGTATTGGAAGGCGAATGTCATACCTGCTGATGTGGCGAGCACGGTGAAGCAGTATTTGATACAGGTCATGGAAGACCCGCGCGGCACCGGACGAGGAGCACGCGTGCCTGGTATTCGCATGGCGGGCAAGACTGGAACAGCGGAGCTGAAACAAAAAAAGGGCGAGCTCGGATTAGAAAACGGATGGTATGCCGTTTTTAATGTAGATGATCCGCGTTTGCTGGTTACCATGATGATCGAAGATGTCCGTGGCCGGGGTGGCAGTCATGTGCTCGATGCACGAATTAAACGGATTTTCACGAAGGTACTGAAAGAGTAG
- a CDS encoding proline iminopeptidase-family hydrolase: MSMQEGYIDVPGGRVWYSRVGEGEKTPLIVLHGGPGNTHDPLKSTLHVLGNDRPVIFYDQLGSGNSDRPTDLTLWKTERFVEELACIRQALGLKEVHILGHSWGTMLAAAYLVDAKPEGVQSIIFSSPCLSAERWKQDADRLIEQLPEDVQQTIATHEEQGTTDSQEYQDAMKEYYKRHVCRLDPMPTVMTESRPKANKEVYMTMWGPSEFCPTGNLKTFDYTPKLHQINIPSLFVCGRYDEATPESTSYYQSLVPNAELHVFENSSHVGYLEETDEYVQVIRSFLQKADTK; the protein is encoded by the coding sequence ATGAGTATGCAAGAAGGCTATATTGACGTTCCTGGCGGAAGAGTATGGTACAGTCGTGTCGGCGAAGGGGAGAAAACGCCTCTGATCGTCCTTCACGGAGGACCTGGCAATACGCATGATCCGCTCAAATCAACGCTTCATGTCTTAGGCAACGACAGACCCGTCATTTTCTACGATCAACTCGGGTCAGGAAATTCCGATCGCCCGACCGATCTGACTCTTTGGAAAACCGAGCGCTTTGTGGAAGAGCTGGCTTGCATCAGACAAGCCCTTGGCTTAAAAGAGGTTCACATTCTGGGGCACTCGTGGGGCACAATGCTGGCAGCAGCTTATTTGGTGGATGCCAAGCCGGAAGGGGTACAGAGCATCATCTTCTCCAGCCCATGCCTGAGCGCTGAGCGTTGGAAACAGGACGCAGATCGTTTAATCGAGCAATTGCCAGAGGATGTGCAACAAACCATTGCCACACACGAGGAGCAGGGCACAACGGATTCACAAGAATACCAGGATGCCATGAAGGAATACTACAAGCGCCATGTGTGCCGCCTTGATCCAATGCCAACAGTCATGACAGAAAGCCGTCCAAAAGCGAACAAAGAAGTGTACATGACGATGTGGGGACCGTCTGAGTTTTGCCCGACAGGGAATCTGAAAACATTCGACTACACACCCAAGCTGCATCAAATCAACATTCCTTCCCTGTTCGTTTGTGGCCGATATGATGAAGCGACGCCTGAATCGACAAGTTACTATCAGTCTCTGGTGCCAAACGCCGAGCTCCATGTCTTTGAAAACAGCTCGCATGTCGGCTATCTGGAAGAGACAGACGAATACGTGCAGGTTATCCGCAGCTTTTTGCAAAAAGCAGATACGAAATAA
- a CDS encoding ABC transporter substrate-binding protein: protein MRARLLLPGFLLIFMVSVFLSGCGTATQNAQGTAPAATNTESTPAASSEKRVIKHELGETEIVGKPARIVVMDFSFADALATLGVAPVGISDDNDANLIIPEVKEKVGTYTSLGSRYEPNMELISSLAPDLIIADLNKHKAVYDKLKQIAPTIVLNDHQANYEHMLANYAVIADAVGMKEEGKKRLDEHQAKMDAIKAKLPKTDAKLKVLPAVVNPTGFFAHSNSSYAGSLLEYLGLEDAAKSEEAYPKTNLEQLVALNPDVLFLMKTGDKTIVDEWKTNPLWQNINAVKNGKVYEVARNKWALSRGLIGSELSAEEAVTLLSGK from the coding sequence ATGAGAGCAAGACTGTTGTTACCCGGCTTTCTTCTTATTTTTATGGTATCTGTCTTTTTAAGTGGTTGCGGTACAGCGACACAAAATGCACAGGGAACAGCTCCAGCTGCGACCAATACAGAATCTACACCAGCTGCTTCAAGTGAAAAACGAGTGATCAAGCATGAGCTGGGGGAAACGGAAATCGTTGGCAAGCCTGCGCGTATTGTCGTGATGGACTTTTCCTTTGCAGATGCTTTGGCGACATTGGGTGTTGCCCCTGTAGGAATCTCTGATGATAATGATGCGAATCTGATCATTCCTGAGGTGAAAGAAAAAGTAGGAACTTATACATCGCTCGGTTCTCGTTACGAACCAAACATGGAGCTGATCAGTTCCCTTGCTCCTGATCTCATCATTGCAGATTTGAACAAGCACAAGGCTGTTTACGACAAATTGAAGCAAATCGCACCGACGATTGTACTGAATGACCACCAGGCGAACTATGAGCATATGCTAGCTAATTACGCCGTAATCGCTGATGCAGTAGGCATGAAAGAAGAAGGCAAAAAACGCCTGGACGAGCATCAAGCGAAAATGGATGCCATCAAAGCGAAGCTGCCAAAAACCGATGCCAAGCTGAAGGTTCTGCCAGCAGTAGTGAACCCGACCGGATTCTTCGCTCACTCTAATTCTTCCTATGCTGGCTCACTGCTGGAATACCTCGGGTTAGAGGATGCGGCAAAGAGTGAAGAGGCGTATCCAAAAACCAATCTGGAACAGCTGGTTGCCCTCAATCCAGACGTACTGTTTTTGATGAAAACAGGTGATAAGACGATTGTGGATGAATGGAAGACGAACCCACTTTGGCAAAACATCAACGCCGTAAAAAATGGCAAGGTGTATGAAGTAGCCCGCAATAAATGGGCACTTTCGCGAGGCTTGATCGGATCAGAGTTGAGTGCGGAGGAAGCAGTAACGCTTCTTTCTGGAAAATAA